The Quercus robur chromosome 7, dhQueRobu3.1, whole genome shotgun sequence genome has a segment encoding these proteins:
- the LOC126691996 gene encoding RING-H2 finger protein ATL64-like: protein MDTPTLGSSNRLSGTFFTPLLISLAGIAACTFAIIAYHTIVLRYCLRGRRQQEQEQLTNGLRGQSTIGVDQKILDTIPILSYTTKKCELFRVDQTECAVCLGDLEDEDKVRLLPNCRHAFHVPCIDKWFLGHSSCPVCRSPIVAPGAPLDGDVSVQMAQGSPQVHGDQGGDVHVHDHDAGGVDVVANTLREQQQQQPGVLICHGSLVFPTEEKPPRAINKGLKRSISMDHSCVIINIQKEHEKEVSASTSSTKDVPMRSKSARQVDLKSWKLLRSFSQLKSSRGSTTANGILPS, encoded by the coding sequence ATGGATACCCCAACCTTAGGGTCCTCAAACAGATTATCAGGAACTTTCTTTACCCCATTGCTAATCTCTTTGGCTGGCATAGCTGCATGTACTTTTGCAATAATAGCATACCATACCATTGTACTGCGATATTGCCTAAGGGGGAGGCGacaacaagaacaagaacaattGACCAATGGGCTTAGGGGCCAATCCACCATTGGTGTGGACCAAAAAATCCTTGATACAATCCCAATTCTCTCTTACACAACCAAAAAATGTGAGCTATTTCGTGTGGATCAAACCGAATGCGCGGTTTGCTTAGGAGATTTGGAGGATGAGGACAAGGTAAGGTTGTTGCCTAATTGTAGACATGCATTTCATGTTCCATGCATTGATAAATGGTTCTTGGGGCATTCGAGTTGTCCAGTTTGCCGATCACCCATTGTTGCACCCGGGGCACCTTTGGACGGTGATGTGAGTGTACAAATGGCTCAAGGTTCACCTCAGGTTCATGGTGATCAAGGAGGTGATGTTCATGTTCATGATCATGATGCTGGTGGTGTTGATGTTGTTGCTAACACTTTGAgggaacaacaacaacaacaacctgGTGTTTTAATTTGTCATGGGTCTCTTGTGTTTCCTACGGAAGAAAAACCACCAAGGGCGATCAACAAGGGTTTGAAGAGATCCATATCAATGGATCATTCTTGTGTCATTATCAACATACAAAAAGAGCATGAAAAGGAAGTCTCAGCTTCTACTTCTTCTACAAAAGATGTTCCAATGCGCAGTAAATCTGCGAGGCAGGTAGATCTGAAGTCTTGGAAGCTATTGAGGTCTTTCTCGCAACTAAAGTCGAGTCGGGGAAGCACCACGGCTAATGGGATTCTTCCATCTTGA